Sequence from the Zeugodacus cucurbitae isolate PBARC_wt_2022May chromosome 2, idZeuCucr1.2, whole genome shotgun sequence genome:
CCGTATCATTTAAAAATCCATCAACGCATCATTTCACTTGGCACAGGACACGCATATCATGCCACCCCTCTATTTATTCCCGTTCGGCACACGCTTGCTTGCGGTTCGCCTGCCGCGGGCTGTGTCGTGGTGAGATTTGACGTTGCGCTCTCTCTCTTGAGGGTAGACAATTTAATGTGAAATAGCGACTTTAGCCATAATTAGGCTGATATTTTGTTGTGTACTAATATAACGGTAAGCGCTAATGTAAGATTAATAATTTGACTCGAGGGGTGATATTTTGCGGTTAGTAGAGTGTATTACATTGGAAAGGTCGCGTTGTATCTGCTCACATATGTTGCGTAATTGAATACTGATATTGGTTTTGCGATAAAGTATTTACGATGAATTAATAAGATATAAATGAGTAGTGGTGGAAAGAAACGGGATATTTTATGCTCAACGAGAAACAATGCAGTTGCACTTGCGATTTTCCCCGAGTCTGTAAAGCGCCTGTAAGAGATTTTGATAAGTTTGGAGTTATTAAAAGGCAATCTGCAATGATCTGTAAAGCTATCTGCGATctgtgatatatgtataattggtTTGTTCGACTTGTTTTTGTCTCTCTATCGCCCTCTTAATTTGTTGGATATACATTTTGGGATTGGTCCTTTTGGAAAAGTTGAGCATATATTTCGAGAATATCAGGCAGGTTCTGTAACTCACTTCcgagtgaaattcaagcaaattcactttcaatccgatatttggtgtatttggtgtactgaatttcgattttactttttaaattccaaattttctttcattttcactttcactcggaTTGCCTACCTGTGTAATATAATTTTGGATTATAACGAGTGATCCGAGTGGAGGTACTtctttcaatagcctttttttgacagatcacgcatgAGTTGTGTTATTTTTGTCCAGTATTGTTTGACTTTTCATCATTTAAAGACTTAcacctgaacaacgtttacaaatttttcaactttattaagAAAAGTCACGttctgtaaataatatttttcgtgcgattcgctcaacttatggtccaCATAAACGACCAACTAAgcatactattcgcaacaccatcacccatcttgagacccagctttcattattagataatatttgaccaaatagaccacgtccagcacgcagtgaagagaATATAGCAGCCGAGTTTACACGATGAATGTGGAGAGTCgtttcgtcgccgttcgcaggaACTTGGACTGAGGTATGGAACGACTTGCCGCATTTttcgtcgagatcttaaattgaaaaagAACCAAATACAGCTTGGGCAAGAACTGAAGCGGCCCGACTTTCACAAGGCACTTGAAAAGTTACAAGAAGAttcgacgttttcgagccaaatccTAGTCAGCGATGAGCGATGAAATTgtcgcatttgggacgaagagcaacccgAATAGATTCAAGaactgccatttcatccagaaataAACAATGATTTGGTGTGGTTCTGTGGGCCGGTGGATTATCAACGGTCTTTTTCTTCAAACCTGAAGCCGGTGAGAATGTAAAGGTCTATGGCGACCCTTATCGCGACATGtcaagtcatcgaaaattggactcaacggatgaacCATCTGAGtcgtagccgcggccaatatttgaaagagataatctctaaaaaataaatgtcaaagaatgtGCTTTCGAAtgttaataaacattccccattaaatttgaattttctgtgttttttcattaaaaaagtagggaacatCGAAATGGATCTCCCTTTAGTTCTAACGCCGTCTAATACGAAAGTTTCACTGTGCCAAAGTTCTAGAAGAATAAGAATGGATAGGTTCATGTTACAGCTTGGCTTCATCAGAATGTAAGCTAATATCATCGCTATAAATGGAATCGTTGAATAGAATGGACGCAATAAGTATTATGAATATAGAAAATTCGATTATTTAGTAaggtatttatttagaaaatttatgttTAGTTGAAATAGTGCTTTAAAATGGAAGGTTTTGTGTCATCTAGACATCTTTGATAAAGGACGGCTTATTGCAAACTAGACATATTCTCATATTCTCATTCGCTTTTCAAACAGCTAAATTCCATAAAACGGCTTTGGATAACTCCAAACTTCAAATCAGGAAAGTCTTGAAAACCTAATTACTCTCAATATGATATATTTTGAGTTATGCCAAGCAAGCGAAAACCTGAATCAGTGCTCGTTCTGCAATAGTCAAGTGTTCATGGAACGCGGTTAGAAAAATAATTGTCTTTTAGCGTTTCGATAATTAAGTTCTTAATATTGTAATACTATATCGATAGAACGATATAACACTAATAATTGCAATTGTAATTCAAATTCTTTCAGAGAAAAATACTAGTAAAGTGTGTACACTTAGAACCCCCCATCAAACTATTTACAGTGTTCCGATCGCTcaataatagtttttatataGTTTATAGGCGGAGTATTTGTAGCAAATCTTTCACTAGGCTACACATATCATGTGATAGCTTTTTCGCTAGCTAAGATATTAGGCTTAACCTTCGTATGTTGAACTTCAAACTAGAGACCGATCATGTCGTGGCTTCTTTTATGTCGTTAAAACATTTCTGATTATACCACAGACTGCTTTACGTaagcacaaatatattttaaaacccATGTAAATCTATTTTTGATGCTACACAACTGCACATACGAAGAGCCTTCAAGGGAAAACTAATCTCGAAGGCATTCGTCCTTAATGCACGCAGATCATTTTTCTTGCTTCGCTGTGATTTCCACCATTTTGAATTTCACTCCAACTCAATGCCAGCAACGGTAACATCCTTTTCTATTTGGACTCATGCCACATACTCAAAAACCACAAATAACTCTCCACCCTCAATAACCATCCTCCcagctcaacaacaacaacactgaaaGTCACAACGTGGGCAGAGACCAATAACAATGCATCCTGCAATGAAAGAACTCAACCAGAATATTTTGTATCGGGAGCTAGTACCTTACCAAAGCCGGACTGCATGAAAATGTAATTCAATTTGAATtcctttttttttactgttttccCTTTGAACACAAGCAACAATAACGTTGTCAGTCGGCCACGAGCCAACACTAAGCCCACTACCGGTTCCCTTTTAGTGAACTGACTTGCGCCACAAAGTGAAACTATGCACAGCAAGAGCAAACAAAACTCGAGCGAACAAAGCGAAAGGGGCGTGCCAGCACTTCCTCCAACCGAGCCGTCGCTATAAGGCAGCATTCCAACGCCGACTTGTTGCTTTTATGTTTTAATCCCGAATTCAATGGATTTCGGGGCCGCTTGCAAGTCCAGTCGGAATGTCTGGTGGAGAGCTTTGCACTGCCGTGGGCGGTGCCGGGCATGCGCACATTGAATGACTCAAGTCCACACACAGGGAGTGGGTGACCAGCGTCGCTGGTGAGAGGGGGTGGTTGAGTGATTTATATGCTCACATTGCGGCGGGGGATGATGTACAGCAATGCTACGGTTACGGCAGCCAGCTGCTTGCTTGACAAATCAACGCTCCAATCAACCCTGTCGTATGGGAAGAGATCTGGAGGATTGCTCGGCATGCCTTCACTGCGGCATCGGAAGCGTGCGAGCGAGACGGAATGCTTGAGTGCCGCTATGCGAGCATCACACTCCTGTGTTTGGTTGTAAGTCAATTGGTTTTATGCGTGTCCTTGGAGTTCGTAACTTGTGGTGGGTGCGTCTGTTGGTTGGCTGGCCCActcgctggctggctggctttcTTTGTTGGCCTTTGTTGTTCGCAACAAACTCAATTTCGACACATTGCGACAGGTGAACCAAACGTACGCAATATTGGTGGCAATCAGTTTACTTCGACGGGCGCTCGCATGCGGTACAACTATTCTAACGGCGCGATAAAGAAATGCAAAGATATTTGCTgtagtaaaaaaatacttttcagaAAGCTGTTggattatgaaaaattaaaatttgtgcgACTTAAAGTGAATAGaactgaattttaaatttttattgtgtgctgcgtaaattttgaaaatcattagGAATTCGTGGAGTAATGACGTTCAGTGTGATTTACGAGTGAAAATATCCTGCATTCCTAAAAGTATGTTAACAAAATAAGTgaatatgtgaaaaatgtgattaagttatttaaatgaattttgtgATATAATTTATATCAAATTAAGTTCCGTggataatatttgtataaaattttacgaGGCTTGTGTtggtatttcaaatattatttttattatacttacaatttaaaaaaaggaaagccgtaaaattttggaaaacttttgaccgttaatttgaaaaaataataatttttcaaatatttcgaagCATAGTTTCAGGCTAGTCGCCCAAATTAATTGTTGAAGTTGGTTGTGCTTCACGGCAAATATTAAAACTGGCTGTAAAACTGTGACTATGTTAACAACTTAATGTTGTCGATATGGTAAAAACGTCAAGTATTCATGTTAAAatgataaacaataaatatttattgaacatAGTCTATTCTCTTCATAAATACTCCCCACTAAAGGAGGTAAAACTTGGTTGAAATAATATTACTGATAGACATTAACGACGAATAACCACGACCATGCCACTAAGAAATCATTATAGAGTTATAGtcaacatttttcaaaagagataaaatcaattttcaatgaaattatagaaaaactGTTTCTTAATCTACGGATTTtgagttaataaaaataaaaatatttaaattgaaataattcgaTATGATAGAAAAGTAATCAGCCATTTCAAACAATACATTCAAATTGaacaattaaggaaaggctaagttcgggtgcaaccgaacattttatactctcgcaatttatttagaaatttacctatattttcggtaaaaaattacccataggcactgagttcttcatatttgatatcaggggccttgaaaagtcatggtccgattttgacaatttttccacaagtgatgtcacagctcaaatacagtatttgtgtaaagttttatttcgctatctttatcggttccttatgtatacattataaagtgaaagaatcagaaggattcaaaattgagttatatgagaagaaggcgtagttgtgaaccgatttcgcccatattccaccagtgtcatcagggtgtcaataaaatattatatatcgaatttcattgaaatcggtcgagtagttcttgagatatggtttttgatccataagtgggcgacgccacgaacattttccattttgtaaaaaaatctcagtgcagcttccttctgccatttcttatgtaaaatttggttttctgacgtttctcgttagtgagttaacgcacttttagtcattttcaaccaagcttttgtatgggaggtgggcgtggttattatccgatttccttgatttttggactgtataaggtaacggctaaaagaaacgactgcagtttggtttatatagctttattggtttacaagatatatacaaaaaacctatttgggggcggggtcacacccacttttccaaaaaaattacatccaaatgtgcccctccctaatacgatcctatgctccaaattttattttcataactttatttatgacttagttatagctctttatgtgtttttggttatcgccattttgtgggcgtggcagtggtccgattccgcccttaaccttcttatggtgccaaggtatacgtgttccaagtttcattaagatatctcaatttttactcaagttacagcttgcacggacggacagacggacggacagacatacatccggatttgaactttactcgtcaccctgatcattttggtatatataaccctatctaactcgtttagttttaggacttacaaacaaccgttatgtggacaaaactataatactctctttagcaacttttgttgcgagagtataaaaatggtcaAGATATTAACCAATTACCTTGTAATTTAGTGATTATCTCAGTATAAAACGATCTCAGTCAgtctaaaaaaaaacttgtactGTATTACAAACAAACTTCAAGTTCAAAACCAAGTTTGATTTTCTAGATATTTATAAAGGCTGTTTTATTAGACAACTGGTTTTCAAGAATCTATAAACGAGAGGCTCAATTTTCGATCCCTTTTTGCAGTAATTGGGGCCGTATGTCAACAATAACTGTTGTTCCGGAGTAAATCTCTTTAATATGAATTATGAAGCAGTaaaccaaactgagtataaatcaagtaatagCTGTCAAAAAGATCAATTTCGAAAAGTGTCGTCGTGTTGCCTCATTGAAAATAACACGTCTTAAAAAACACCCATTATAAGTAACTATAAACTCGAATAAATCTCTAACGAAACAACTTCTAATGGTAGACTTATATACAATATCttgtacaataaataaataaaattgattgaATAATGATAGTCAAAGCTTAGAACGATTTCTGGAATGATTGCACAAgtacttaatttgtattttaatttgtatctCCTCTACTTAGGGTTTAAACTTCGGATGACTAgttagaatatatttattcCATCAGTATAACTTCAGATTACTGAACCAAATTCTATACTtacgaagtgtgttcaaaaaataagggaaattttaaatttcactgGTTTGGAGAGCCCAATTGTAAAATTCTTTTATTACGTTGAATCCTGAAGCTCGATAAcattttcagctgtattcattaCTTTGTATGTAGCAGCCGCTTAGGTTAGacatgtttttatgagctttggcgattttcgtgaattcttggccaaaaaatactgtaacgatgaAGGAGAATTTACAGTTCGTTAAGAGGCCGTCGTTTTTCAActatacgagaaatcgctgaaagagctaaatGAGATCCCAagagtttgagaaatgtttcgcCGATTGGAACAagtgctggcataagtgcataatatcgaatgggtacTATTTTAggggcgacaacattaatatggacgaatgaataaatatttttttgtcaaaaaacgaaattaccgttatttttttaacaaatcccGTTCCTAAAGGGATTCCATTattcataaattcaaaatttatcaaaaaacaaaattaatttccgGTTAGGGCGATTAACTACATTAGAAGTTAACACTCCCTAATGGGTGTGGTTGTTCCGAATAATAAGTCTAGAATAATAGACCTTTAGAATAATAAGTGCCGAAACTGAGGAAAGAAAGATGAATTAGTTTTCACTAATAAAAATAGAGATCTTCATGAATTTACTTTAATTGCAGGGTTTTGTGAGTTTATGATACGATATTATTCAGTTTTATAGTACGTCGTTGTTGTGGAACTGAGCTGGGTGACAACCAGGCATACCGACGTTATTCAATGTTAAGTAAAGAGCAGTTTATAACCAAAGAACTAAAGCAAgatatgttaaattttattaatcttattacttcagaaaaatttgaaaattatataatagatTAGGGAACCGATAAATCTGAAATCATCAGGTAACCcccagaaaaattaatttaagattgaggcttataaattaaaatttctggaACTGGACTTTAAACCGTTTATAATACCCATTTATAATACCCTCTGAATATACCATAATTAATATAAGTGATGTTCGTGCCAGTAGAGACTTTTTCATAGCCATAATTTTCTGCAAGGCTTTTTACATCAAACAAGACGTTAAGTCTTTCTAACACAAATTATCGTTCTCTTTAATTACTAGTGCCACATTGTTAACATCCTcaatattttagaaagtttCGTGCTTCCAAGGTGGTTCTAGTAACATTTCATTTATCCTTTACACTGTACAAACAAAAGCTTTTTTGATAAGGTTTTCAGGAGCTTTTTGTAACCTTTTATACTCTAAATATCCACAGCTCAAAGTGTTAAAGTCAAATTCTTCTTAAATTTTCCCTAAATCTAGCTGAGCAAAGAAAGACGAAAAATGTTGAACGAACAATATACGGAATGCAAAGTTCTACCCAACATCAATGAAACATTTCCACAATTTGGTCGATCAATTGCCACACTGCTCTCGCCACTTGACTTATCGCTGCGCGCTACCAATCTAATACCGATTACGCCACCCTCAACACCCTCGCCGCCGCGAAAGCGTCAAAGATTAATGTCAGACGAGAATTACCTTTGGCGACCGCACGCCATGGGAACAAATCAACAAACGCCGTTAACACCGTTGCTACCAGCAACTGGCAGGACCTCATCCACACATACAGCAAGAGAAACGACTGCTGGTGGCAATTACCTATCTCAACTACCGTTAGCCTACGACTGTCGCCACGACGAATACCCGATGCAACACACAACGTCCAGCggttataaaaacaattttcacgATGTAATAAGGAGCAGCTTTGAAGAAATTCCAGAAAGTCAAGCAACCGCAATGCCAACCATACCACACGAAGCAAGTTTACAGCAGCACGACCCAACACAGCAACAACCAAATGAAGCGCAACGGTCGCCACAACAAAGTCCATTGCCCATTATCTGCGTGGACGATGAGACGATTGTGTTGACCGAGGATGAGGAGGAAACACTTGTCAGTTCACACGATTACAATGAGGATGTGGACGACGAAGAAGATGACGAAGATGAAGAAGATGCGGCTGTGCTGGCGAACAGGATGCCCGACTTGAggtcaacaacaacagtgtacgCGGATGCCAGCAGTAATGAAAGTCAGAACCGGTGTACGAGGGAAAGCGGTGATAATGATGAGTTAGAGAGGGATATGGAGGCGGCGGATGAGGAAGAGGAATATGTCGATATACTGAGCAACGACGACGATGACTTAAATCCGCTCAATAGCGCCAATTTCACACAGCGTCTGCAGTGTCAAGCCTTGGAGGAGGAGATCGCCAAGTCCGGCAAAGCTTTGACGCGCAACAAACTCATCTACGACAATGAAGAGTTACATCATCGCGCCATCGATGGTTTGgcgaaattatttgaaaaagattttCTTGTGCCAACGCATGGTGGTGAGAAGTCTAATAATTTACTGActagaaaacaaacaaacaccgcATTGACGGCAACAAATGAGGCGGACTTGAGTGAACACAATGGAGTGGGAGTTCACGCGGAAAAGCCACCAGCAAAAACTAATAGTTTTGGACGCACACATCAACAACGTCCGCATAAATCGGAGCGAAAACGCATGAAACTGCGTAAGCATCATCACACGCTCGATGAGGAGACCATCAGTCCCGTCTCGGGCACCATCATACGAAAGTTACGCGACGACGAAGAGTTGGTGGTGCGCAAAGGCGACATTGATCCGGCTTTCAATGTGGTCGAAATCACCGAGGAGGCTAAGGCGATTTTGGCCAGTATCGACAACAAAATCGGCGATTACTTATGCCAGCTGTGCCGCACACTGTACGATGACGCATTCCAGCTGGCACAACACCGTTGTCCACGCATCGTGCATATCGAGTACAAGTGCTCGGAGTGCGAAAAGGTTGGTGGTGGTGCAACGAAGTGTTGACAGTTGTTacacaatcaatttattttattttttcatgctTAGGTCTTCAATTGTCCCGCTAATTTGGCTTCACATCGTCGTTGGCATAAGCCAAAGTCCGAGTTAATGGCGAGCAATGGACAAAGCAAGAAACGACACTTAAACGAACAAGCAGCAGCGGTGCCTGGTATGCGGCATGAGAAGGTGAATCTTGTCGACGACGGAGCGGAGGGTGTTTATCCCTGCACGCAGTGCGGCAAACATTTCCGACGGTAAGTGAGACTTAAGTGTTTAAGACtttaatttatatagaaatttgaaaaaggAAAAGGAATGCTCGATTGTTGGGATAGTAGATTCTCTATGAACACCTTCAATCATTAAAAAACTAGAATATGCCCTTAATTGGAGGCAACAACGTATAAGACGCTCTACGTAACTACCAACGACAGTCGGTTCCACGTAAGCGAAACGGACACTGATTTTTATCTGGCCAAGGACAGTCAAATTGGCAATATTGGTCAAATttatcgctacaacaa
This genomic interval carries:
- the LOC105209570 gene encoding zinc finger protein 892 translates to MLNEQYTECKVLPNINETFPQFGRSIATLLSPLDLSLRATNLIPITPPSTPSPPRKRQRLMSDENYLWRPHAMGTNQQTPLTPLLPATGRTSSTHTARETTAGGNYLSQLPLAYDCRHDEYPMQHTTSSGYKNNFHDVIRSSFEEIPESQATAMPTIPHEASLQQHDPTQQQPNEAQRSPQQSPLPIICVDDETIVLTEDEEETLVSSHDYNEDVDDEEDDEDEEDAAVLANRMPDLRSTTTVYADASSNESQNRCTRESGDNDELERDMEAADEEEEYVDILSNDDDDLNPLNSANFTQRLQCQALEEEIAKSGKALTRNKLIYDNEELHHRAIDGLAKLFEKDFLVPTHVHAEKPPAKTNSFGRTHQQRPHKSERKRMKLRKHHHTLDEETISPVSGTIIRKLRDDEELVVRKGDIDPAFNVVEITEEAKAILASIDNKIGDYLCQLCRTLYDDAFQLAQHRCPRIVHIEYKCSECEKVFNCPANLASHRRWHKPKSELMASNGQSKKRHLNEQAAAVPGMRHEKVNLVDDGAEGVYPCTQCGKHFRRHAYLKKHQASHQILENLKSLDIFKNSTSIANPVFSHPMQQSKTHFPFTNTTATVPAPRAPHTQSTQHFGVAHPHTIKPYPQRFNPFPFPAFDQRRFYSLGELYLSQHLDHSSAFQYVQANHLRNLTAAAGAFAPRPPHVPPPTALIAK